One segment of Nocardioides sp. QY071 DNA contains the following:
- a CDS encoding sigma-70 family RNA polymerase sigma factor produces MSSREERDAAFTAFVEAHQVRLRRIAYAVCGCEWDRAEDVLQTALAKLYVSWPRLHAAGAELAYVRRIIVNADLDERRRPWRRERPGLDGHDPVARPGLEPGERTDLLAAVRALPPMQRRVVVLRHWLGLSVAETAAELRIAEGTVKSQSSRALAALRGQISENRVG; encoded by the coding sequence ATGAGCAGCCGCGAGGAGCGGGACGCCGCCTTCACCGCGTTCGTCGAGGCCCACCAGGTCCGGCTGCGCCGGATCGCGTACGCCGTGTGCGGCTGCGAGTGGGACCGGGCCGAGGACGTGCTGCAGACCGCCCTGGCCAAGCTCTACGTGAGCTGGCCGCGGCTGCACGCCGCCGGTGCCGAGCTGGCCTACGTACGACGCATCATCGTCAACGCGGACCTCGACGAGCGGCGCCGGCCGTGGCGTCGTGAGCGGCCGGGCCTGGACGGCCACGACCCCGTGGCCCGGCCCGGGCTGGAGCCGGGCGAGCGCACCGACCTGCTCGCCGCCGTCCGCGCGCTGCCGCCGATGCAGCGCCGGGTGGTGGTGCTGCGCCACTGGCTCGGACTGTCGGTCGCCGAGACCGCTGCCGAGCTGCGGATCGCCGAGGGCACGGTCAAGAGCCAGTCGTCGCGAGCGCTGGCGGCCCTGCGTGGACAGATCTCGGAAAATCGGGTCGGCTGA
- a CDS encoding PadR family transcriptional regulator, with translation MARRGDTIELAVLGLLHEGPMHGYELRKRLNLMLGWGRLLSYGSLYPALKKMLRGNLIEETVPSGPQTRRQRIVYQVTDLGTEEFSRLMSEVGPTAWEDDTFDIRFRFFSSTDMEIRLRVLEGRRSRLQERLDRVQRELAMTQAEADRYAAELQRHGVESVEREVRWLSELINAERSGQQAPSGPETPTSAAPSTPS, from the coding sequence ATGGCACGGCGCGGGGACACCATCGAGCTCGCAGTCCTCGGACTGCTGCACGAGGGACCCATGCACGGCTACGAGCTGCGCAAGCGGCTCAACCTGATGCTGGGCTGGGGCCGGCTGCTGTCGTACGGCTCGCTCTACCCCGCGCTGAAGAAGATGCTCCGTGGCAACCTCATCGAGGAGACCGTGCCCTCGGGTCCCCAGACCCGCCGGCAGCGGATCGTCTACCAGGTGACCGACCTGGGCACCGAGGAGTTCTCGCGCCTGATGTCGGAGGTGGGTCCGACCGCGTGGGAGGACGACACGTTCGACATCCGGTTCCGGTTCTTCTCCTCCACCGACATGGAGATCCGGCTGCGCGTCCTCGAGGGACGTCGCTCCCGGCTCCAGGAGCGGCTCGACCGCGTCCAGCGCGAGCTGGCCATGACGCAGGCCGAGGCCGACCGCTACGCCGCCGAGCTGCAGCGTCACGGGGTGGAGTCGGTCGAGCGTGAGGTCCGGTGGCTCTCGGAGCTCATCAACGCCGAGCGCAGCGGCCAGCAGGCACCATCCGGACCGGAGACGCCGACGTCAGCAGCACCGTCGACGCCGTCCTGA